One genomic region from Spiroplasma endosymbiont of Polydrusus cervinus encodes:
- a CDS encoding thiamine diphosphokinase translates to MKASKVVIVCSETNLDLQPYQDYYKIGVERGSLDLIKTFDTFDFFCCDQDSLTASEAKLITSKAKEVLVVLEMKDYLDGELALQEALKLEPQEIFFIAQGERFDMQLSCFYFIYHYNIIFMNDHTYAYLLKPGMNEVLAKPAYRYFSLFSLQSATVTITNLKYNVKQFQLAELSPNAVSNEFIGSTGNIEVLSGQVVAIYSK, encoded by the coding sequence ATGAAAGCAAGTAAGGTGGTAATTGTTTGTTCTGAAACAAACCTCGATTTACAGCCTTATCAAGATTATTATAAAATTGGGGTTGAGCGGGGATCGTTAGATTTAATTAAAACTTTTGATACTTTTGATTTTTTTTGTTGTGATCAAGATAGTTTAACAGCATCGGAAGCAAAGTTAATTACTAGTAAGGCAAAAGAAGTTTTAGTAGTTCTGGAAATGAAAGATTATCTTGATGGGGAATTAGCCCTTCAGGAGGCTCTTAAATTAGAACCACAAGAAATTTTTTTTATTGCACAAGGTGAGCGGTTCGATATGCAATTGAGTTGTTTTTACTTTATTTATCATTACAATATTATTTTTATGAATGATCATACTTATGCTTATTTATTAAAACCAGGGATGAATGAAGTGCTTGCTAAACCGGCATATCGTTATTTTTCCTTATTTAGTTTGCAATCAGCAACTGTAACAATTACTAATTTAAAATATAATGTTAAGCAATTTCAGTTAGCAGAGTTATCCCCGAATGCTGTTAGTAATGAATTTATTGGGTCAACGGGGAATATTGAAGTTTTATCGGGACAGGTTGTAGCCATTTATAGTAAATAA
- the rpe gene encoding ribulose-phosphate 3-epimerase: protein MKKYIVAPSVLSANYLILKDELMAIKAAGAQWIHFDVMDGDFVPNLTFGPKILADITNYSDLFLDCHLMVKIKNDSVENYLMPFIQAGSSAITLHYEALTPSQLTEFLTLRAKLKLKIGLAIKPATPIDLLISHLNSLDLVLIMTVEPGFGGQAFIGTAASKIKTLRNYLDQNKMQTLIEVDGGINAETAKVCKQYGVDVLVAGSYLFGHADLATRVKELMTDESK from the coding sequence ATGAAAAAATATATTGTTGCACCGAGTGTTTTAAGTGCAAATTATTTAATATTAAAAGACGAATTAATGGCTATTAAAGCAGCCGGAGCGCAATGAATTCACTTTGATGTAATGGATGGTGACTTTGTACCAAATTTAACTTTTGGTCCAAAAATTTTAGCTGATATTACTAATTATAGTGATTTATTTCTTGATTGTCATTTAATGGTTAAAATTAAAAATGATAGTGTTGAAAATTATTTAATGCCATTTATTCAAGCGGGATCTTCAGCCATAACATTGCATTATGAAGCATTAACCCCATCGCAATTAACAGAATTTTTAACTTTACGCGCAAAATTAAAGTTAAAAATTGGGTTAGCCATTAAACCAGCAACACCAATTGATCTACTTATTTCGCATTTAAATAGTCTTGATTTAGTATTAATAATGACTGTTGAGCCTGGTTTTGGGGGGCAAGCTTTTATAGGGACCGCCGCAAGCAAGATTAAAACATTACGAAATTATCTTGACCAAAATAAGATGCAGACTTTAATTGAAGTTGATGGTGGAATTAATGCTGAGACGGCTAAGGTTTGTAAACAATATGGGGTTGATGTTTTAGTTGCCGGAAGTTATTTATTTGGCCACGCTGATTTAGCAACCCGTGTAAAGGAATTAATGACTGATGAAAGCAAGTAA
- the rsgA gene encoding ribosome small subunit-dependent GTPase A yields MHQKGMIICIVSQFCYVKNDADQQVYACKAKGLFRHQEIKPVVGDYVQFEIQNDKQGIIYQIKPRKNELYRPRITNVDQVIIITAMIEPTFNSYLLNKYLAFIEYKSLKPVIVFTKKDLVQTEDLYQKYFNWYPALGYDVYFISNKKDDKKTWQQFEQLFQNKISVFTGQTGSGKSSTLNTLLQAEIIKTQKISKALGQGKHTTTTSALYELLHGMIADTPGFSTFDLRDYEKSGLALAYHFFNQYASECKFRTCLHLHEPHCKIKALVQENIIPKFFYNDYVRIMQEQ; encoded by the coding sequence ATGCATCAAAAAGGAATGATTATTTGCATTGTTAGCCAGTTTTGTTATGTGAAAAATGATGCTGACCAACAGGTTTATGCATGTAAAGCAAAAGGGTTATTTCGCCATCAAGAGATTAAACCAGTTGTTGGGGACTATGTTCAGTTTGAAATCCAAAATGACAAACAAGGAATTATTTATCAAATTAAACCACGAAAAAATGAATTATATCGCCCCCGAATTACCAATGTTGATCAAGTTATTATTATTACAGCAATGATCGAGCCAACTTTTAATTCATATTTATTAAATAAATATTTAGCATTTATTGAATATAAAAGTTTAAAACCAGTGATTGTTTTTACTAAGAAAGACTTAGTACAAACAGAGGACCTTTATCAAAAATATTTTAATTGATATCCAGCCTTAGGGTATGATGTTTATTTTATTAGTAATAAAAAGGATGACAAAAAAACATGACAACAATTTGAACAACTTTTTCAAAATAAAATTTCAGTTTTTACTGGTCAAACGGGAAGTGGCAAGTCGTCAACATTAAATACTTTATTACAAGCGGAAATAATTAAAACTCAAAAAATTTCAAAAGCCTTAGGGCAGGGGAAGCATACAACAACAACAAGTGCCTTATATGAACTATTACATGGTATGATTGCAGATACGCCAGGTTTTTCAACCTTTGATTTAAGAGATTATGAAAAAAGCGGTTTAGCCCTCGCGTATCATTTTTTTAATCAGTATGCTAGTGAATGTAAGTTTCGAACTTGTTTACACTTACATGAACCCCATTGTAAAATAAAAGCCTTAGTGCAAGAAAATATTATTCCGAAGTTTTTTTATAATGATTATGTGCGAATTATGCAAGAACAATAG
- a CDS encoding protein kinase domain-containing protein: MKPITIGTILHNRYQILAKIADGGMAEVFEGYDMLLKRHVAIKIMTLTLSKNKEAVERFNKEYNSIAQFSHNNVVKVYGSFEAYDRHCLVLELVKGYTLKDRLLTLGPCTVKELLYFFDEINLAITEAHQNDIIHRDIKPENILISYDGKIKVADFGVAILENSEDLESSKIIGTSKYMAPEIVQSKPATKRSDIYALGIILYELAIGTAPFVGKNPTFIAVKHVKELPLRPRLVNPMLPQSLENVILKAIAKDPSERFQTVTEFNTSLQVVETIEHQNDKPLKLSNLIAVKGKSHKLYDRYYSYPWFLRIKVVWWFSFLFVVFIIAMVCLWLFLTR; the protein is encoded by the coding sequence ATGAAACCAATCACAATTGGAACGATTTTACATAATCGATATCAGATTTTAGCTAAAATTGCTGATGGTGGAATGGCTGAAGTTTTTGAAGGGTACGATATGTTATTAAAACGCCATGTTGCAATTAAAATTATGACATTAACTTTATCAAAGAATAAAGAAGCAGTGGAACGTTTTAATAAAGAATACAATTCAATTGCGCAATTTTCCCATAATAATGTTGTTAAGGTTTATGGTTCATTTGAAGCATATGATCGTCATTGTTTAGTTTTAGAATTAGTGAAAGGTTATACTTTAAAAGACCGTTTATTAACATTAGGACCGTGTACTGTTAAAGAATTATTATATTTTTTTGATGAAATTAATTTAGCAATTACAGAAGCACACCAAAATGATATTATTCACCGGGATATTAAACCAGAAAATATTTTAATTTCATATGATGGAAAAATCAAAGTTGCTGATTTTGGAGTCGCAATTTTAGAAAATAGTGAAGATTTAGAAAGCAGCAAGATTATTGGAACCTCAAAATATATGGCTCCTGAAATTGTTCAGTCGAAACCAGCCACTAAACGCAGTGATATTTATGCATTAGGAATTATATTATATGAGTTAGCAATTGGAACAGCGCCGTTTGTTGGGAAAAATCCAACATTTATTGCGGTGAAGCATGTTAAAGAATTACCATTACGTCCGCGCTTAGTGAATCCAATGTTACCACAAAGTTTGGAAAATGTTATTTTAAAAGCAATTGCCAAAGACCCCAGTGAGCGTTTTCAAACGGTTACGGAGTTTAATACTAGTTTACAAGTAGTTGAAACAATTGAACATCAAAATGATAAACCATTAAAATTATCTAATTTAATTGCTGTAAAAGGGAAGTCACATAAACTGTATGATCGCTATTATTCTTACCCATGGTTTTTAAGAATTAAGGTTGTCTGATGGTTTAGTTTTTTGTTTGTTGTTTTTATTATTGCGATGGTTTGCCTTTGGTTGTTTTTAACAAGGTAA
- the rlmN gene encoding 23S rRNA (adenine(2503)-C(2))-methyltransferase RlmN, whose amino-acid sequence MTSIFEYRKEELQLDLVVHGFKKYLAEQIFDWIYIKNIYSFDEMTNISKTDRIKLQEYYTIEPLKIVVQQQSKDGTIKFLFQLADDYKIETVLMPKNYGNSVCVTTQVGCNMACTFCASGLLKKTRNLSTAEIIQQVMMVNRYLAATQDRVSHIVVMGIGEPFDNFDNTLKFVNIINDAKGYQIGARHITISTCGLIPKIKQFAELKTQVNLAISLHAPNNTIRNQLMPINKAYPVEKLMGAVRYYIELTNRRVTFEYILIEDVNDSRETALELAKLIRGLNAYVNLIPYNTVVENGYQRSTKINQFFETLQQQKINCIVRREFGHDIDAACGQLCAKNEGIIRK is encoded by the coding sequence ATGACATCAATTTTTGAATATCGGAAAGAGGAATTACAATTAGACTTAGTTGTGCATGGTTTTAAAAAATATTTGGCAGAGCAAATTTTTGATTGAATATATATCAAAAACATATATTCTTTTGATGAAATGACAAATATTTCAAAAACGGACCGAATTAAATTACAAGAATATTATACAATTGAGCCATTAAAAATTGTTGTGCAACAACAATCAAAAGATGGAACAATAAAATTTTTATTTCAATTAGCAGATGACTATAAAATTGAAACAGTTTTAATGCCGAAAAATTATGGTAATTCAGTTTGTGTCACAACACAAGTTGGATGTAATATGGCTTGCACTTTTTGTGCCTCAGGGCTATTAAAGAAGACGCGTAATTTATCAACTGCTGAAATTATCCAACAAGTTATGATGGTTAACCGTTACTTAGCAGCAACGCAAGATCGTGTTAGTCACATTGTTGTAATGGGGATTGGGGAACCATTTGATAATTTTGATAATACCCTTAAGTTTGTTAACATTATTAATGATGCAAAAGGTTATCAAATTGGCGCTCGTCATATTACAATTTCAACTTGTGGTTTGATTCCTAAAATTAAACAATTTGCGGAGTTAAAAACGCAAGTTAATTTAGCTATTTCGTTGCATGCACCAAACAATACGATTCGTAATCAATTAATGCCAATTAATAAAGCTTACCCAGTGGAAAAACTAATGGGTGCTGTGCGTTATTATATTGAATTAACTAATCGTCGGGTTACTTTTGAATATATTTTAATTGAGGATGTTAATGATAGTCGTGAAACAGCGTTAGAATTAGCAAAATTAATTCGGGGATTAAATGCTTATGTTAATTTAATTCCCTATAATACGGTCGTAGAAAATGGTTATCAACGTAGCACTAAAATTAATCAATTTTTTGAAACTTTACAACAACAAAAAATTAATTGTATTGTACGGCGTGAATTTGGTCATGATATTGATGCTGCTTGTGGACAATTGTGCGCTAAAAATGAAGGGATTATTAGAAAATAA